The Triticum dicoccoides isolate Atlit2015 ecotype Zavitan chromosome 6A, WEW_v2.0, whole genome shotgun sequence genome has a window encoding:
- the LOC119317430 gene encoding SPX domain-containing membrane protein OsI_08463 isoform X2, whose translation MVNFGKVLMSDQLEEWKEYYINYKMMKKKVKQYVQQTQDGGSNHEQVLKEFSRMLDDQIEKVVLFLLKQQGHLASRIEKLGQQRAVLTEHSDISQVSQVREAYRQVGLDLVKLLRFVDMNATGIRKILKKFDKRFGYRFTDYYISTRANHPYSQLQPIFKQVGIVAVAGALTRNLASLQDHQGSFMSIYDHPSITLKDPIIEQINNSVQKLTHSTTFLQFLGQHALIIPEDVQASSEDLVDDQSYHFMSLMLNLVNTFLYMVNTYIIVPTADDYSVSLGAAATVCGVIIGSMAVAQVFSSVYFSAWSNRSYFRPLVFSSIMLFSGNLLYALAYDLNSLTVLILGRLLCGLGSARAVNRRYISDCVPLKMRLKASAGFVSASALGMACGPALAGLLQTEFKIYAVTFNQNTLPGWIMCLAWVGNLIWVWISFKEPDHFAKENAVNAQSSDSGHGRNDNLEGGLAQPLLTEAKERQGENADNNENDPKESHKAATSIAAAYRLLTPSVKVQLLIYFMLKFAMEILLSESSVVTTFYFNWSTSTVAIFLAVLGLTVLPVNVIVGSYITNLFQDRQILVASEIMVLIGIASSFHFGSSYCVSQYVVSALITFVFAEVLEGVNLSLLSRVMSSRLSRGTYNGGLLSTEAGTLARVAADMTITAAGYLGQSQLLNATLLPSLVICVASIAATFGTYSTLY comes from the exons ATGGTTAATTTCGGGAAGGTACTGATGTCGGATCAGTTGGAAGAGTGGAAAGA ATACTATATTAATTACAAAATGATGAAGAAAAAGGTAAAACAGTATGTTCAGCAGACTCAAGATGGTGGAAGTAATCATGAACAGGTTCTTAAGGAGTTCTCAAGGATGCTTGACGATCAG ATTGAAAAGGTTGTGCTCTTTCTACTGAAACAGCAAGGTCATCTTGCTAGCAGGATCGAGAAATTGGGACAACAGCGTGCCGTACTCACGGAACATTCCGATATATCACAAGTTTCTCAAGTGCGAGAGGCATATAGGCAAGTCGGGCTTGACCTTGTGAAGCTCCTTAGATTTGTTGATATGAATGCTACTGGGATCCGGAAGATTCTTAAGAAGTTCGATAAGCGCTTCGGCTATCGATTTACAGATTATTACATCTCTACTCGTGCAAACCATCCCTATTCTCAGCTTCAGCCGATCTTCAAGCAAGTG GGTATCGTAGCTGTTGCTGGTGCTTTGACACGTAACCTTGCATCTCTGCAAGATCACCAAGGAAGCTTCATGTCCATCTATGATCATCCATCAATTACCTTGAAG GACCCTATCATCGAACAAATAAATAATTCAGTACAGAAACTCACGCACAGCACAACCTTCCTTCAATTCCTTGGACAACACGCACTGATCATTCCAGAAGACGTGCAAGCTAGCTCGGAAGATCTCGTCGATGACCAGAGCTACCATTTCATGTCgctgatgctcaacctagtgaACACATTCCTCTACATGGTGAACACATACATCATCGTGCCAACTGCAGATGACTATTCTGTGAGCCTTGGTGCCGCAGCGACTGTTTGCGGTGTGATTATCGGGTCGATGGCAGTTGCCCAAGTGTTCTCTTCAGTATATTTCAGTGCCTGGTCCAACAGGTCATACTTTAGGCCCCTCGTATTCAGCAGCATCATGCTGTTTTCCGGGAACCTGCTGTATGCTTTGGCGTATGATCTGAACTCCCTAACTGTTCTCATACTTGGCCGGCTGCTCTGCGG GTTGGGTTCTGCCAGAGCTGTGAACCGTCGGTATATCAGTGACTGTGTGCCTCTCAAAATGCGGCTGAAAGCCTCCGCGGGATTTGTCAGTGCTAGTGCACTTGGGATGGCATGCGGTCCTGCGCTGGCTGGTTTGCTGCAGACTGAATTTAAGATCTATGCAGTAACTTTTAATCAGAACACCTTGCCCGGGTGGATCATGTGCCTTGCTTGGGTTGGTAATTTGATTTGGGTATGGATTTCCTTCAAAGAGCCAGATCACTTTGCTAAAGAGAATGCTGTCAACGCACAGTCATCTGATTCCG GCCATGGACGAAATGATAATCTGGAGGGCGGTTTAGCACAGCCTTTGCTCACAGAGGCAAAGGAGAGGCAGGGTGAAAATGCAGACAACAACGAAAACGACCCTAAAGAGAGTCATAAAGCAGCAACATCGATTGCCGCAGCATACAGATTGCTCACGCCATCTGTGAAG GTTCAGTTATTGATCTACTTCATGCTCAAGTTTGCAATGGAGATTCTACTCTCCGAGTCTAGTGTTGTCACTACGTTCTATTTTAACTGGTCCACGAGCACGGTGGCCATCTTTCTAGCTGTTCTAGGACTGACGGTTCTTCCGGTCAACGTCATCGTCGGAAGCTATATCACCAATCTGTTCCAGGACAG GCAAATCTTGGTGGCGTCTGAGATCATGGTCCTGATTGGCATCGCCTCGAGCTTCCACTTCGGCTCCAGCTACTGCGTATCTCAGTACGTCGTGTCGGCTCTCATCACGTTCGTATTCGCCGAGGTGCTCGAAG GGGTGAACCTGTCCCTCCTCTCCCGGgtgatgtcgtcgaggctctcccggGGCACCTATAACGGCGGGCTCCTCTCGACGGAGGCCGGGACGCTGGCCCGTGTCGCCGCGGACATGACGATCACCGCCGCAGGGTACCTGGGGCAGAGCCAGCTCCTGAACGCCACCCTGCTGCCGTCCTTGGTGATCTGCGTAGCCTCCATCGCGGCGACATTCGGCACTTACAGCACCCTGTACTGA
- the LOC119317430 gene encoding SPX domain-containing membrane protein OsI_08463 isoform X1, producing the protein MVNFGKVLMSDQLEEWKEYYINYKMMKKKVKQYVQQTQDGGSNHEQVLKEFSRMLDDQIEKVVLFLLKQQGHLASRIEKLGQQRAVLTEHSDISQVSQVREAYRQVGLDLVKLLRFVDMNATGIRKILKKFDKRFGYRFTDYYISTRANHPYSQLQPIFKQVFWMQGIVAVAGALTRNLASLQDHQGSFMSIYDHPSITLKDPIIEQINNSVQKLTHSTTFLQFLGQHALIIPEDVQASSEDLVDDQSYHFMSLMLNLVNTFLYMVNTYIIVPTADDYSVSLGAAATVCGVIIGSMAVAQVFSSVYFSAWSNRSYFRPLVFSSIMLFSGNLLYALAYDLNSLTVLILGRLLCGLGSARAVNRRYISDCVPLKMRLKASAGFVSASALGMACGPALAGLLQTEFKIYAVTFNQNTLPGWIMCLAWVGNLIWVWISFKEPDHFAKENAVNAQSSDSGHGRNDNLEGGLAQPLLTEAKERQGENADNNENDPKESHKAATSIAAAYRLLTPSVKVQLLIYFMLKFAMEILLSESSVVTTFYFNWSTSTVAIFLAVLGLTVLPVNVIVGSYITNLFQDRQILVASEIMVLIGIASSFHFGSSYCVSQYVVSALITFVFAEVLEGVNLSLLSRVMSSRLSRGTYNGGLLSTEAGTLARVAADMTITAAGYLGQSQLLNATLLPSLVICVASIAATFGTYSTLY; encoded by the exons ATGGTTAATTTCGGGAAGGTACTGATGTCGGATCAGTTGGAAGAGTGGAAAGA ATACTATATTAATTACAAAATGATGAAGAAAAAGGTAAAACAGTATGTTCAGCAGACTCAAGATGGTGGAAGTAATCATGAACAGGTTCTTAAGGAGTTCTCAAGGATGCTTGACGATCAG ATTGAAAAGGTTGTGCTCTTTCTACTGAAACAGCAAGGTCATCTTGCTAGCAGGATCGAGAAATTGGGACAACAGCGTGCCGTACTCACGGAACATTCCGATATATCACAAGTTTCTCAAGTGCGAGAGGCATATAGGCAAGTCGGGCTTGACCTTGTGAAGCTCCTTAGATTTGTTGATATGAATGCTACTGGGATCCGGAAGATTCTTAAGAAGTTCGATAAGCGCTTCGGCTATCGATTTACAGATTATTACATCTCTACTCGTGCAAACCATCCCTATTCTCAGCTTCAGCCGATCTTCAAGCAAGTG TTCTGGATGCAGGGTATCGTAGCTGTTGCTGGTGCTTTGACACGTAACCTTGCATCTCTGCAAGATCACCAAGGAAGCTTCATGTCCATCTATGATCATCCATCAATTACCTTGAAG GACCCTATCATCGAACAAATAAATAATTCAGTACAGAAACTCACGCACAGCACAACCTTCCTTCAATTCCTTGGACAACACGCACTGATCATTCCAGAAGACGTGCAAGCTAGCTCGGAAGATCTCGTCGATGACCAGAGCTACCATTTCATGTCgctgatgctcaacctagtgaACACATTCCTCTACATGGTGAACACATACATCATCGTGCCAACTGCAGATGACTATTCTGTGAGCCTTGGTGCCGCAGCGACTGTTTGCGGTGTGATTATCGGGTCGATGGCAGTTGCCCAAGTGTTCTCTTCAGTATATTTCAGTGCCTGGTCCAACAGGTCATACTTTAGGCCCCTCGTATTCAGCAGCATCATGCTGTTTTCCGGGAACCTGCTGTATGCTTTGGCGTATGATCTGAACTCCCTAACTGTTCTCATACTTGGCCGGCTGCTCTGCGG GTTGGGTTCTGCCAGAGCTGTGAACCGTCGGTATATCAGTGACTGTGTGCCTCTCAAAATGCGGCTGAAAGCCTCCGCGGGATTTGTCAGTGCTAGTGCACTTGGGATGGCATGCGGTCCTGCGCTGGCTGGTTTGCTGCAGACTGAATTTAAGATCTATGCAGTAACTTTTAATCAGAACACCTTGCCCGGGTGGATCATGTGCCTTGCTTGGGTTGGTAATTTGATTTGGGTATGGATTTCCTTCAAAGAGCCAGATCACTTTGCTAAAGAGAATGCTGTCAACGCACAGTCATCTGATTCCG GCCATGGACGAAATGATAATCTGGAGGGCGGTTTAGCACAGCCTTTGCTCACAGAGGCAAAGGAGAGGCAGGGTGAAAATGCAGACAACAACGAAAACGACCCTAAAGAGAGTCATAAAGCAGCAACATCGATTGCCGCAGCATACAGATTGCTCACGCCATCTGTGAAG GTTCAGTTATTGATCTACTTCATGCTCAAGTTTGCAATGGAGATTCTACTCTCCGAGTCTAGTGTTGTCACTACGTTCTATTTTAACTGGTCCACGAGCACGGTGGCCATCTTTCTAGCTGTTCTAGGACTGACGGTTCTTCCGGTCAACGTCATCGTCGGAAGCTATATCACCAATCTGTTCCAGGACAG GCAAATCTTGGTGGCGTCTGAGATCATGGTCCTGATTGGCATCGCCTCGAGCTTCCACTTCGGCTCCAGCTACTGCGTATCTCAGTACGTCGTGTCGGCTCTCATCACGTTCGTATTCGCCGAGGTGCTCGAAG GGGTGAACCTGTCCCTCCTCTCCCGGgtgatgtcgtcgaggctctcccggGGCACCTATAACGGCGGGCTCCTCTCGACGGAGGCCGGGACGCTGGCCCGTGTCGCCGCGGACATGACGATCACCGCCGCAGGGTACCTGGGGCAGAGCCAGCTCCTGAACGCCACCCTGCTGCCGTCCTTGGTGATCTGCGTAGCCTCCATCGCGGCGACATTCGGCACTTACAGCACCCTGTACTGA